The Chloroflexota bacterium sequence CGATTTATTCACAGGCCAGACATAACCCACGTGGACGGTTACGCCACCGGATTTAGACCAGTTCCAGAATATTTGATCTTTCTCACCGATCCGAACATACTCTGCGCCGGGAACGTCCAGCCTATCGAAGGCGTTCGCCCAGGCCCTGAAAATACACATGTCAGCATCATTGCCCGGGCCCTCATCGTCGGACATGGTGCAGATGAGCTTCTCTATCGTTACTCGCACCGGCAGCACGGCGGAACGCACTGTCCACTTCTCATAATCTGTGGCCCCGTATTCACGGAGCAGCAATTTAGCGCCAGCGTCAGTGCTCCCGCTTTCGACATACAGACAAAGGTTTGTCTGCTTGTTTACAATCTTGTAGTATACGCCTTCCACGGAGACAAACTTCCACTTCTGGTCGTCACCGCCGGTCGGCGAGTACTGCCCGACCTCGGTGCCACTGAATCCCAGGTACTTTCCACTGTGCCTGGCCACGATGTTGAAGTAGCCCTCTCCCACCGGCTTCAGCTCCCATTGCTGGTTGTGCCCGCCGATATAGCCGTTCTGAGAGACGAAGGCTCCGTCAACCAGATTACCTCCGGGACTCTCCGAGCTCACCCCCACCATCAGCCCGCTATGTTTTGCCTGGAAGGCGTAGTAATCCGCGAGCACTGGCGGATAGGTCTCGGGTGAGTGGAAGACCCACTTTTGGGTGTCAAGGCCCTGGTAGGTGGCCTGCCGGATATTGCCCCCGTCGTCCATGGTCTCCACAACGTCCAGGCACTTGTTACTGTGTTTGGCCATGACCTTGAAGTAGCCGTCCCCCAGGGAATACAGTCTCCATTTCTGGTGATCGGCGTCCGCCCAGTCATTTTGCTGAACATTGACGTACTCCTCTGTCCTGCCCTCGGTGACCTCAAGCACCTTGCCGCTGTTCTTGTTGGTAATCCTATAGTAGCCGTCCCCCAGGTATTCCATCACCCAGGTTTGGCTGTCTTCTCCTGCGTAGAACTGCTGGGACACATTGGCCCCGTTGCCCAGGCTGGCTCCTTCCACGGACACACACTTGTTGCTGTACTTGGAGGTGATGATGGTGTCGCCTTCAGCTACTGATGGAGGCCAAGGCAGCGACAGCGCCTTCGTCGCCGTGTTGCCGCGATCGTTGGTGGCTTCAATGAGTTCTTCCGCTGTTATGGCATGGCCCGACAGCCGAAGGGTGTATATACCCGACCCGC is a genomic window containing:
- a CDS encoding RICIN domain-containing protein; translation: MLRYPVTLKDALSWTVGYADNGGNPQIMGKPVGDWRIGFSYDAFQSVVDQLEGAANGDLLKVVIDAGWDISIKAPSQRDTPEIIWAYAGEEADSILVAACVVDDYQVSHVLFKSSADAEGQEMMPISGGSGIYTLRLSGHAITAEELIEATNDRGNTATKALSLPWPPSVAEGDTIITSKYSNKCVSVEGASLGNGANVSQQFYAGEDSQTWVMEYLGDGYYRITNKNSGKVLEVTEGRTEEYVNVQQNDWADADHQKWRLYSLGDGYFKVMAKHSNKCLDVVETMDDGGNIRQATYQGLDTQKWVFHSPETYPPVLADYYAFQAKHSGLMVGVSSESPGGNLVDGAFVSQNGYIGGHNQQWELKPVGEGYFNIVARHSGKYLGFSGTEVGQYSPTGGDDQKWKFVSVEGVYYKIVNKQTNLCLYVESGSTDAGAKLLLREYGATDYEKWTVRSAVLPVRVTIEKLICTMSDDEGPGNDADMCIFRAWANAFDRLDVPGAEYVRIGEKDQIFWNWSKSGGVTVHVGYVWPVNKSIEFIFDAAHYDFAVAKLDLALYAEEYDPTSANEKGTGYLTTYGANFFDNSGRHKFVVGSADFRFDIYVIITRSWE